A section of the Chryseobacterium scophthalmum genome encodes:
- a CDS encoding GH3 auxin-responsive promoter family protein: protein MLNFLKKNAALIWAKKHVQKAEEFKKNAEKNQEELLLSLLNTAKKTLFGRTYDFENIKSVKDFQEKVPVADYEDLKPYIEKVKRGQKDILWIETPEYFAKTSGTTSGSKYIPISKEGMPFQVKGAQSALFHYIAKKNNADFVGGKMIFLQGSPELEEVFGVKTGRLSGIVAHHIPNYLQKNRLPSWETNMMEDWEAKVDKIVEETEKENMTLISGIPPWLIMYFEKLIEKNGKKIKQIFPNLQLIVTGGVNYEPYREKMEELLGGKVDIVQTFPASEGFFAFQDDYTKEGLLLLTNHGIFYEFIPLEQYGKPNAQRLTLKDIELNKDYALILTTNSGLWAYSIGDVVRFIDKNPHKILVSGRTKHFTSAFGEHVIAFEVEEAIKATVEKFPAQITEFHLAPEVNPEEGLPYHEWFIEFEKEPENLDVFKNELDDQLRKRNTYYDDLITGNILQKLHISKLQKNAFQEYAKSQGKLGGQNKIPRLANDRKIADLLKIYKK, encoded by the coding sequence ATGTTAAACTTTCTAAAGAAAAATGCAGCGTTGATTTGGGCAAAAAAACATGTTCAAAAAGCAGAGGAATTCAAGAAAAATGCGGAAAAGAATCAGGAAGAATTATTGCTTTCTCTTCTAAACACGGCTAAGAAAACTCTTTTTGGAAGAACATATGATTTTGAAAACATTAAATCTGTAAAAGATTTTCAGGAAAAAGTTCCCGTTGCAGATTATGAAGATCTGAAACCTTACATCGAAAAAGTAAAACGCGGACAAAAAGATATTCTGTGGATAGAAACTCCCGAATATTTTGCAAAAACTTCCGGCACAACTTCCGGCTCCAAATACATTCCGATTTCTAAAGAAGGAATGCCTTTTCAGGTGAAAGGAGCTCAGAGTGCGCTTTTTCATTATATCGCTAAAAAGAATAATGCTGATTTCGTAGGTGGAAAAATGATTTTCTTACAAGGAAGTCCGGAATTGGAAGAAGTTTTTGGCGTAAAAACCGGCAGACTTTCAGGAATTGTAGCGCATCATATCCCCAATTATCTTCAAAAAAACCGTTTACCAAGTTGGGAAACCAATATGATGGAAGACTGGGAAGCCAAAGTAGATAAAATCGTTGAGGAAACCGAGAAAGAAAACATGACCTTGATTTCGGGAATTCCGCCTTGGTTGATTATGTATTTTGAAAAATTGATTGAGAAAAACGGAAAAAAAATCAAGCAGATCTTCCCAAATCTTCAACTCATCGTTACAGGTGGTGTAAATTACGAACCTTACCGCGAGAAAATGGAAGAACTTTTAGGCGGAAAAGTAGATATTGTACAGACATTCCCGGCTTCGGAAGGATTTTTTGCATTTCAGGATGATTACACCAAAGAAGGTTTATTGCTTTTAACCAATCACGGAATTTTTTACGAATTCATTCCTTTAGAACAATACGGAAAACCCAATGCTCAAAGATTAACACTAAAAGATATTGAGCTTAATAAAGATTATGCTTTAATTTTAACAACCAACTCCGGTTTATGGGCGTATTCCATTGGCGATGTTGTGAGGTTTATTGATAAAAATCCACACAAAATTCTGGTAAGCGGAAGAACGAAACATTTCACCTCAGCTTTTGGCGAACACGTTATTGCTTTTGAAGTGGAAGAAGCGATAAAAGCCACAGTAGAAAAATTTCCTGCACAGATTACAGAATTTCATTTGGCTCCGGAAGTAAATCCGGAAGAAGGTTTACCTTATCACGAATGGTTTATTGAGTTTGAAAAAGAACCTGAAAATTTAGATGTATTTAAAAATGAATTGGATGATCAGTTGAGAAAACGCAACACTTATTATGATGATTTGATTACTGGAAATATTCTGCAAAAACTTCACATTTCTAAACTTCAGAAAAATGCTTTTCAGGAATACGCAAAATCTCAGGGAAAATTGGGCGGACAAAATAAAATCCCAAGATTGGCAAACGACAGAAAGATTGCTGATTTATTGAAAATTTATAAAAAATAA
- a CDS encoding MFS transporter, with amino-acid sequence MISLLPLKTLQNVEFRNLLTGRFFIVLAFRMLATLLGWWVYQLTKDPFSIGLIGLSEVIPAVSCALYAGHVIDMNEKKRLLLICNYVYVFLISLLMIPAFFDVELHFTGHEITYFIYAVIFFTGIARAFIGPIVPSMIPKIVKKVNLPNAITLNQATFLISSVCGHAAGGFLIGFFGVKWTLVVIVSLLLVASLFFWQLNQQFSEHKKEEIKVMESMREGIAYIFKTKEILGALCLDMFAVLFGGAVAMIPVFATDILKSGAEGFGLLNAASDIGSMIIITTLSLVPLRKNQGKILLAVVAGFGVCIIGFGLSHYYWLSFMFLVLSGMLDGISVVIRGTIVQLKTPDHIRGRVLSVNSIFIMSSNEMGQFESGLMAKLLGVVRSVIFGGSMTVLIALIVGSTNSKLRKMQY; translated from the coding sequence ATGATTTCTTTATTACCGCTCAAAACATTACAAAATGTAGAATTCAGAAATCTTCTTACGGGGAGATTTTTTATTGTTTTAGCTTTCAGAATGCTCGCTACTTTACTCGGATGGTGGGTGTATCAATTAACTAAAGATCCTTTTTCTATCGGACTTATCGGATTATCTGAGGTAATTCCCGCGGTAAGTTGCGCTTTGTATGCTGGTCACGTGATCGATATGAACGAAAAGAAAAGACTTCTCCTGATTTGCAATTACGTCTACGTTTTTCTGATTAGTTTATTAATGATTCCAGCATTTTTTGATGTCGAACTTCATTTCACGGGTCACGAAATTACTTACTTCATTTACGCCGTTATTTTTTTCACAGGAATTGCAAGAGCCTTTATCGGGCCAATTGTTCCGTCAATGATTCCTAAAATTGTAAAGAAAGTCAACCTTCCGAATGCAATTACTTTAAACCAAGCCACATTTTTGATTTCTTCAGTTTGCGGTCACGCTGCAGGAGGATTTCTTATAGGTTTTTTTGGCGTAAAGTGGACTTTAGTAGTTATTGTTTCACTTTTGCTGGTCGCTTCTCTGTTTTTCTGGCAACTGAATCAACAATTTTCTGAACATAAAAAAGAAGAAATCAAAGTCATGGAAAGTATGCGTGAAGGAATTGCTTATATTTTTAAAACTAAAGAAATCTTAGGAGCTCTTTGTCTTGATATGTTTGCCGTACTTTTTGGAGGTGCCGTTGCAATGATTCCAGTTTTTGCAACAGATATTTTAAAATCGGGAGCTGAAGGTTTCGGATTGCTTAATGCAGCTTCAGATATTGGCTCGATGATTATTATTACGACATTATCTTTAGTTCCGTTAAGAAAAAATCAGGGAAAAATTTTATTGGCTGTGGTAGCAGGTTTCGGAGTATGTATTATTGGTTTCGGGTTGTCACATTATTACTGGCTTTCTTTTATGTTTTTGGTTTTAAGCGGTATGTTGGATGGTATTTCTGTGGTCATCCGTGGAACCATTGTACAGTTGAAAACGCCTGATCATATCCGAGGAAGAGTTTTAAGTGTGAACTCAATTTTCATTATGTCGAGTAATGAAATGGGTCAATTTGAGAGTGGATTGATGGCTAAACTTTTAGGTGTGGTACGGTCTGTAATTTTTGGAGGAAGCATGACAGTATTAATTGCATTAATTGTAGGAAGTACCAACTCCAAATTGAGAAAAATGCAATATTAA
- a CDS encoding T9SS type B sorting domain-containing protein, protein MPGTFKFVQRAINVVDATLTSCNNNNAGTAMYDLTTANVINDPTVIKKYYPSLVDLNNGTSEITNPYQYVSAVGSVFVLVTSQFGCTDIGEIKLNFFPEIIVTETTLRSCSIETNPSTGLFNLTQATVNGQANMTKKYYPSMADAVNQTNEILTPATHIAPTGYAYVRVSNANGCYNVAKVNLIVIPPVYSTVLVDKIICAEDKTTLDAGAGFTGYEWSTGATTQTITNVGIGTYWVKLKTGDCIVKQTVKVYASEQPVISNIEISNSTITVHVIGGTPPYKYSIDNINWQDSNVFTNLSRGDYTVFVKDNYNCVPIQVGVVVPNITNVITPNGDGVNDVIDYSALSGKQNLVLSIFDRYGAKIYQADKTNGYKWDGTANGGKKAPTGNYWYSVTWNENNKQNTAIKFSGWVLLKNRE, encoded by the coding sequence ATGCCGGGAACATTTAAATTTGTACAACGTGCCATCAATGTAGTTGACGCCACCTTAACAAGTTGTAACAACAACAATGCAGGAACTGCAATGTATGATTTAACTACAGCCAACGTAATTAATGACCCCACGGTTATTAAGAAATACTACCCATCACTTGTTGACTTAAACAATGGAACTAGCGAAATTACAAATCCTTACCAATATGTATCTGCAGTAGGATCTGTTTTTGTTTTGGTTACTTCACAATTTGGATGTACAGATATAGGAGAAATTAAATTAAACTTTTTCCCTGAAATTATTGTAACTGAAACTACTTTGAGATCTTGTTCTATTGAAACAAACCCATCAACAGGACTATTCAATCTTACTCAGGCAACAGTAAATGGACAAGCAAATATGACCAAGAAGTATTACCCTTCAATGGCCGATGCTGTAAACCAAACCAACGAAATATTAACTCCAGCAACTCATATTGCTCCTACAGGATATGCATATGTGAGAGTTTCTAACGCTAATGGATGTTATAATGTAGCAAAAGTAAATTTAATTGTTATCCCACCTGTATATTCAACAGTTCTGGTAGACAAAATCATTTGTGCTGAAGACAAAACAACCTTAGATGCAGGAGCTGGATTTACCGGATACGAGTGGAGCACAGGTGCTACAACTCAAACCATTACAAATGTGGGAATAGGAACCTATTGGGTAAAATTAAAAACCGGAGACTGTATTGTAAAACAAACTGTAAAGGTTTATGCTTCTGAGCAACCTGTAATTTCTAATATTGAGATTTCAAACAGCACAATTACCGTACACGTAATTGGGGGTACACCTCCTTATAAGTACTCAATTGACAATATAAATTGGCAGGACTCTAATGTTTTCACCAATTTATCGAGAGGAGATTATACTGTTTTCGTTAAAGACAATTACAATTGTGTACCTATTCAAGTAGGTGTAGTGGTGCCAAATATCACGAATGTGATTACTCCAAATGGAGATGGCGTGAATGATGTAATTGATTACTCTGCACTATCCGGAAAACAAAACTTAGTTCTTAGTATTTTTGATAGGTACGGAGCAAAAATCTATCAGGCAGACAAAACTAATGGATACAAGTGGGATGGTACAGCCAATGGAGGCAAAAAAGCGCCAACAGGAAACTACTGGTATTCAGTAACATGGAATGAAAACAACAAACAAAATACAGCCATTAAATTCTCTGGATGGGTATTGTTGAAAAACAGAGAATAA
- a CDS encoding gliding motility-associated C-terminal domain-containing protein produces the protein MRKLLLFFILIISQLYYSQSDCVSALPVCGNSDIPYTPDGPGLIPEGLSTNGCLASNERFSVWYTFTIATSGTLAFTIAPNLAATDYDFAVYGPTTNGCTSLHTNNVFVRPLRCNYSGTNGDTGLDLTLPPPANPATDYGNNGKWSPYMDVVAGETYYLIITNHSWNTTGFSLHWSGTANLTSAFSDPALTPNPFVTPGIPNATDPTKPNEILKCSLPTMFDFTTLSAGIINGNPNFTVTYHNTNNDANTGANPLTVAMVDGTTIYYYRLKYTDPANPTNPVNGCFQLGKFKFRQGNIVPKNATLKACNNNGAGTGTFNLNTADVFDDPNAVKKYYPTLADLNAGTNQITNPTAYVSVPTTIYVKVTSTEGCTAYSTITLSFFPVVVVTPASMESCFIEGAITTASFDLTQANVTSQTGTTKRFFTSQANALAGTNEIIPATNHITTSTDIYVRVTNSDGCFAITKITLKVLPPVKSSVLKNKTICPEDKTTLDAGSGFDGYEWSTGATIQSISNVGVGAYWVKLKTGKCFTLQQVNVYPSQQPVIASIDITNNTITVNASGGTAPYQYSLDGINWQDSNVFTGLPRGENKIFVKDSFDCNPIQIQVTVPNLLNAITPNGDNVNDEIDYSALAYKKNLLFVVYNRYGNKIYEADKIRNFKWNGTSGGKKIPTGTYWYTITWNENDKNSTPTKYDGWVLVKNRE, from the coding sequence ATGAGAAAACTACTACTTTTTTTTATTTTAATTATTTCACAACTATATTACTCACAATCAGACTGTGTATCGGCACTGCCTGTTTGTGGTAACTCTGATATCCCTTATACTCCTGACGGACCCGGACTTATACCAGAAGGATTGAGTACAAATGGGTGTTTGGCATCAAACGAACGTTTTTCCGTTTGGTACACATTCACAATTGCTACTTCCGGGACACTTGCATTCACAATCGCACCAAATCTTGCTGCAACAGATTATGATTTCGCTGTATATGGACCAACAACCAATGGCTGTACATCTTTACACACCAACAATGTTTTCGTTAGACCTTTAAGATGTAACTATTCGGGAACCAACGGTGACACTGGCCTTGATCTTACCTTACCTCCTCCTGCTAATCCTGCAACAGATTATGGGAACAATGGTAAATGGAGCCCATATATGGATGTAGTTGCTGGAGAAACCTATTATTTAATCATTACTAACCACAGTTGGAATACTACAGGATTCTCTCTTCACTGGAGTGGAACAGCAAATTTAACATCTGCTTTTTCTGACCCAGCTTTAACGCCTAATCCATTTGTTACTCCTGGAATACCTAATGCAACAGATCCTACTAAACCTAATGAAATTTTAAAGTGTAGCTTACCAACTATGTTTGATTTCACTACATTATCAGCAGGAATCATCAATGGAAATCCTAATTTCACTGTTACCTATCACAACACTAATAATGATGCAAATACTGGAGCCAACCCTTTAACTGTTGCAATGGTAGACGGAACCACTATTTATTATTATCGACTTAAATATACTGACCCAGCAAATCCAACAAATCCTGTAAATGGATGCTTCCAATTAGGTAAATTTAAATTCAGACAAGGAAATATTGTTCCTAAGAACGCCACGCTCAAAGCATGTAATAACAATGGTGCAGGAACAGGAACATTTAACCTTAACACAGCTGATGTTTTTGATGATCCGAATGCAGTAAAAAAATACTACCCTACATTAGCAGATTTAAATGCAGGAACTAATCAAATTACAAATCCTACAGCATATGTATCTGTTCCTACAACAATCTATGTAAAGGTAACATCAACAGAAGGTTGTACTGCTTATTCTACAATCACATTAAGCTTCTTCCCTGTTGTAGTAGTAACACCTGCCTCTATGGAATCGTGTTTTATTGAAGGTGCAATTACTACCGCTTCTTTTGATCTTACACAAGCTAACGTAACGTCTCAAACAGGTACTACAAAAAGATTTTTCACTTCTCAAGCGAATGCTTTAGCCGGAACGAACGAAATTATCCCAGCTACAAATCATATTACAACAAGCACTGATATATACGTAAGAGTAACAAATAGTGACGGATGTTTTGCCATTACAAAAATTACATTAAAAGTTTTGCCTCCGGTAAAATCATCAGTTCTTAAGAACAAAACTATTTGCCCGGAAGATAAAACTACCCTAGATGCAGGATCAGGATTCGACGGATATGAATGGAGCACAGGTGCTACAATACAATCTATTTCAAATGTTGGTGTAGGAGCTTATTGGGTAAAATTAAAAACCGGAAAGTGTTTCACTCTTCAACAGGTAAATGTTTATCCTTCACAACAACCAGTAATTGCAAGTATCGACATTACAAATAATACAATTACAGTAAATGCATCAGGAGGAACTGCACCATACCAATATTCACTGGATGGAATTAACTGGCAAGACTCTAATGTATTTACAGGTTTGCCAAGAGGTGAGAACAAAATATTTGTAAAAGATTCATTTGATTGTAACCCTATTCAAATACAAGTTACAGTACCTAATCTTTTAAATGCAATCACACCAAACGGAGATAACGTTAATGACGAAATAGATTATTCTGCATTAGCTTACAAAAAGAATTTATTATTCGTTGTTTACAACAGATATGGTAATAAAATCTATGAAGCCGACAAAATAAGAAACTTCAAATGGAACGGAACTTCAGGAGGTAAAAAAATCCCTACAGGAACCTACTGGTATACTATTACATGGAATGAAAATGACAAAAACAGTACACCAACCAAATATGACGGATGGGTATTGGTAAAAAACAGAGAATAA
- the dnaB gene encoding replicative DNA helicase translates to MAQKETLSSLTQGNFARELSIADGKMPPNAIDFERLVIGTFLIDKKGLDHSIDLLTPEVFYDPRHQVIFSVILKLYEGNHPVDIMTVIQEIRKTDKLSSAGGDHYIIELTMGVSSSAHIEYHVRVILEKYILRSLINVSANVIDNSYKESTDVFELLDKAEQSFFEITNGTIKKGFDTANTLVKEAIDIIKALKDKEGISGVPSGFRDVDKETGGWQNSDLIIIAARPAMGKTAFILSMARNIAVEYKIPMALFSLEMASVQLITRMIASETKISSEKLRKGTLDDEEWQRLFSNVSELENAPLYIDETPSLSIFDFRAKCRRLVMQHGVRLIMVDYLQLMTAGGGGKGGGNREQEISMISRSLKAIAKELNVPVIALSQLSRSVETRPGKRPQLSDLRESGAIEQDADIVSFIFRPEYYKITVWDNDEDGAETSTENQAELIIAKHRNGATADVRLSFLKHFAKFGNIEEATNGMGYSNTLGEPSGFEKIKTTIQPGAAFDLPDNSKLSGSSMNDLDDEEDFPF, encoded by the coding sequence ATGGCGCAGAAAGAAACACTCTCTTCTCTTACACAAGGGAACTTTGCAAGGGAACTATCGATTGCAGACGGAAAAATGCCTCCTAATGCAATAGATTTTGAAAGATTGGTAATTGGTACTTTTTTAATTGATAAAAAAGGGCTCGATCATTCTATCGACCTGCTTACTCCGGAAGTCTTTTATGATCCAAGACATCAGGTTATATTTTCTGTTATATTAAAACTGTATGAAGGAAACCACCCTGTTGACATTATGACTGTTATTCAGGAAATCAGAAAAACAGACAAACTTAGTTCTGCAGGTGGAGACCATTATATAATCGAGCTTACGATGGGTGTAAGTTCATCTGCCCATATCGAATATCATGTACGTGTAATTCTTGAAAAATATATTTTAAGAAGTTTAATTAATGTTTCAGCAAATGTAATTGACAATTCTTATAAAGAATCTACCGATGTTTTCGAACTTTTAGATAAGGCTGAACAGTCTTTTTTTGAAATCACAAACGGAACCATCAAAAAAGGATTCGATACCGCCAATACTTTAGTAAAGGAAGCTATTGACATCATTAAAGCTTTAAAAGACAAAGAAGGAATTTCTGGTGTACCATCAGGATTTAGAGATGTAGATAAAGAAACCGGAGGTTGGCAAAACTCTGACCTTATCATTATCGCAGCACGTCCTGCGATGGGAAAAACGGCATTCATTCTTTCAATGGCGAGAAATATTGCCGTAGAGTACAAAATCCCGATGGCGCTATTCTCATTAGAGATGGCATCGGTGCAGCTCATCACAAGGATGATTGCTTCCGAAACAAAAATTTCATCAGAAAAGCTAAGAAAAGGAACGTTGGACGACGAAGAATGGCAAAGACTATTTTCCAATGTATCAGAATTAGAAAACGCACCTTTATATATTGATGAAACTCCTTCCCTTTCCATATTTGACTTTAGAGCAAAATGCCGAAGACTTGTAATGCAGCATGGAGTAAGACTAATCATGGTCGACTACCTTCAGTTGATGACTGCAGGAGGTGGCGGAAAAGGCGGCGGAAACCGTGAACAGGAAATTTCGATGATTTCACGTTCATTAAAAGCGATTGCAAAAGAATTAAATGTACCTGTAATAGCACTTTCTCAGCTTTCAAGAAGTGTGGAAACCCGTCCCGGAAAACGACCGCAGCTTTCTGATCTGAGGGAATCCGGAGCAATTGAGCAGGATGCAGATATCGTATCATTTATTTTCAGACCTGAATATTATAAAATTACTGTTTGGGATAATGATGAAGATGGAGCGGAAACTTCTACCGAAAACCAAGCTGAATTAATTATTGCAAAACACAGAAATGGTGCTACCGCGGATGTAAGATTATCTTTCTTGAAACATTTTGCAAAATTTGGGAATATTGAAGAAGCAACCAATGGAATGGGCTATTCAAATACGCTTGGCGAACCAAGTGGTTTTGAAAAAATTAAAACAACAATACAGCCAGGAGCAGCATTTGATTTACCAGACAATTCTAAACTTTCAGGATCTTCTATGAATGATCTTGATGATGAAGAAGATTTTCCGTTTTAA
- the rnhA gene encoding ribonuclease HI, whose translation MRIEIYTDGACSGNPGKGGYGILMRVPEKNYQKTFSKGFRKTTNNRMELLAVITALEKLKSTENDIHVFTDSKYVSDAINQNWIAGWIKRGWKNVKNPDLWKRFVVLFNQHTPKMHWVKGHAGHFENELCDKLAVAAASSQNLEVDTYFENLENNSLF comes from the coding sequence ATGAGAATTGAAATATATACTGACGGAGCCTGCAGTGGAAACCCCGGAAAAGGAGGTTACGGAATTTTGATGCGTGTTCCCGAAAAAAATTATCAGAAAACATTTTCTAAAGGTTTCAGAAAAACTACCAACAACAGAATGGAACTTCTGGCTGTAATCACCGCACTGGAAAAACTGAAATCTACAGAAAATGACATTCACGTTTTTACCGACAGCAAATATGTCTCTGATGCCATCAACCAAAACTGGATTGCGGGCTGGATTAAAAGGGGCTGGAAAAACGTAAAAAACCCGGATCTCTGGAAGAGATTTGTTGTACTTTTTAATCAACACACCCCAAAAATGCATTGGGTGAAAGGACATGCAGGGCATTTTGAAAATGAGCTCTGTGATAAACTGGCAGTTGCAGCCGCAAGCTCGCAAAATCTTGAAGTAGACACTTATTTTGAGAACCTGGAAAACAATTCTCTATTTTGA
- a CDS encoding lectin-like domain-containing protein, which yields MNKKLLFYFTLFVLCISGNFSSQTYQLTGVPINTTGWTMVSPTALGTGGDFIQLTPDTNNQSGSIRLNDPINLKYCDKWRVEFDFRMDSNQTANGDGIAFWYLANPPIASVLGSGLGVSQNAVGLIVGFDTYNNTTTAVMSKVHVAYGQVANTTDNNNVEFFNTAGSSFHSPDMNTTLPFQGTTYKHVEVTAEVNTSIPNTWNIKIMIDGTQICNQPFTASGAAATMTQGYFGFSASTGGNRSRHSIKNVKIYTDKVSLLQPTATQTFCPNPSTGFGTVNLTSFNSQFVANPANYTFTYSVGGTPITTPTNYQFNANTTVNVIIRDNSAILCDNPDGKIILTLSPFTANNRTLSACNNNGATTATFDLSAANVTAVPGVIKKYYRTLADLNAGINEITNPTAYVSAPGKVYVKVTTPQGCTGNAEITLVFYPLPVSTDAILESCFIEATPTAALFNLTTANVSTEAGITKKFYTTLANALAGTNEIVTPITYISQSTDVYVKITGTNSCYIIKKITLKVIPSVRSSILKDKTICIDDRTTLDAGPGFDGYEWSTGATTSSISNVAVGDYWVRLKTGNCYTLQAVTVKLATNPVISSIDITNNTITVNVSGGVAPYKYSLDGINWQDSNVFTGLPRGENKIFVKDFYNCDPTHIQVTVPNLINAITPNGDNVNDFIDYSALAYKKNLVFTVYDRYGNMKYQADKLRNYTWDGTSGGKKLSTGTYWYSITWTENDKNNTQTKYDGWVLVKNRE from the coding sequence ATGAATAAAAAATTACTGTTTTATTTTACCCTTTTTGTACTTTGTATTTCCGGAAATTTTTCCTCCCAAACTTATCAGCTCACAGGAGTTCCTATTAACACAACTGGATGGACGATGGTCTCTCCAACTGCATTAGGAACCGGAGGTGATTTTATTCAATTAACTCCGGATACAAATAACCAATCTGGGTCGATCAGGCTAAATGATCCTATCAATCTAAAATACTGTGATAAATGGAGGGTAGAATTCGATTTCAGAATGGATTCTAACCAAACCGCTAATGGTGACGGTATTGCATTCTGGTACCTTGCAAATCCACCTATAGCAAGTGTATTGGGATCTGGTCTTGGTGTTTCACAAAATGCTGTAGGTCTTATCGTAGGTTTTGACACTTACAACAACACCACAACTGCCGTAATGAGTAAAGTACACGTTGCTTACGGGCAAGTTGCAAACACTACAGACAACAACAATGTAGAATTCTTCAACACTGCGGGAAGTTCTTTTCACTCGCCGGATATGAATACTACCCTGCCGTTTCAGGGAACGACTTATAAACACGTAGAAGTTACTGCTGAAGTAAATACATCAATTCCTAATACTTGGAATATAAAAATAATGATTGACGGAACTCAGATCTGCAATCAACCATTTACTGCATCTGGAGCAGCCGCTACAATGACTCAGGGATATTTCGGATTTTCAGCCTCCACAGGAGGTAACAGGTCGAGACATTCTATTAAAAATGTAAAAATATATACTGATAAAGTAAGTCTACTACAGCCTACAGCTACACAAACTTTTTGCCCAAATCCTTCAACAGGTTTCGGAACGGTGAATTTAACTTCATTTAATTCTCAGTTTGTTGCAAACCCGGCCAACTATACTTTCACATATTCTGTTGGCGGTACTCCTATTACAACGCCTACCAATTATCAGTTTAATGCCAATACAACGGTAAATGTTATCATCCGAGATAATTCTGCAATTCTTTGTGATAATCCTGACGGAAAAATCATCCTTACCCTTTCACCATTTACGGCAAATAACAGAACGCTTTCAGCATGTAACAATAATGGTGCAACTACTGCAACATTTGATCTTTCTGCAGCGAATGTTACAGCAGTTCCCGGCGTTATTAAAAAGTATTACAGAACGTTAGCTGATTTAAATGCAGGGATAAACGAAATCACAAATCCTACAGCTTACGTTTCGGCTCCAGGAAAGGTTTATGTAAAAGTAACTACGCCTCAAGGTTGTACCGGAAATGCAGAGATTACACTTGTATTCTATCCTTTGCCTGTGTCAACTGATGCAATATTAGAATCATGTTTTATTGAAGCAACTCCAACTGCAGCATTATTTAATCTGACCACAGCAAATGTTTCTACTGAAGCGGGTATTACTAAAAAGTTTTATACTACTTTGGCAAATGCATTAGCCGGAACCAACGAAATCGTCACTCCTATAACGTACATTTCTCAATCTACAGATGTTTATGTAAAAATAACGGGTACAAACAGCTGTTATATTATTAAAAAAATAACGCTGAAAGTAATCCCTTCGGTAAGATCTTCTATTCTAAAAGATAAAACAATCTGTATTGATGACAGAACAACATTAGATGCAGGTCCAGGATTTGATGGTTACGAATGGAGCACAGGAGCTACAACTTCATCTATCTCAAACGTAGCAGTGGGAGATTATTGGGTAAGATTAAAAACAGGAAACTGCTACACATTACAGGCTGTAACTGTAAAACTAGCAACAAACCCAGTCATTTCAAGCATAGACATTACTAACAATACCATTACCGTGAATGTTTCCGGTGGTGTTGCTCCATACAAATATTCTCTAGACGGAATAAACTGGCAAGATTCTAATGTATTTACAGGACTTCCACGAGGTGAAAATAAAATTTTTGTGAAAGATTTTTATAATTGTGATCCTACACATATTCAGGTAACAGTTCCGAATCTTATCAATGCAATCACACCAAATGGCGATAATGTGAACGACTTCATTGATTATTCAGCTCTTGCTTATAAGAAGAATCTTGTCTTCACAGTCTATGACAGATATGGAAACATGAAGTACCAAGCAGACAAACTAAGAAATTACACTTGGGACGGAACTTCCGGAGGTAAAAAATTGTCAACCGGTACTTACTGGTACTCTATAACCTGGACAGAAAACGACAAAAACAATACACAGACAAAATATGACGGATGGGTATTGGTAAAAAATAGGGAGTAA